From Limibacter armeniacum, one genomic window encodes:
- a CDS encoding FecR family protein gives MKYTEYSTDDFLMDDYFLSAMKGKDPEAKKFWDKWVSDHPEKKEEVDEAVSLLQVMDQDFELLKDKYTQDVESEWDFIRQQTIDVEDTYQATFTADKNKSGLPKYWGYIAAASVLLLVGMWFTFNQRNADEVITTPSIALVEKTVARGIEEVKLADGSIVTLKAGSTLKYPAVYTNNKRNVELVGEAYFDIAKDPKRPFTVFAGNVETVVHGTQFNVAAYATDEDVKVSLVEGSVSVKSDQVDVKLVPGKQFIYNRSTKAEQIVDFDPEKELLWMQKIIVFDKSSLNDVVTELERWYGVKVTLIGSQNKNDAQFTGKFDTSSLNNILDNICFSLNAKYEVNGKEVKIILQ, from the coding sequence ATGAAATATACAGAATATAGTACGGATGATTTTTTGATGGATGACTACTTCCTTTCAGCCATGAAGGGAAAAGATCCTGAAGCTAAAAAGTTTTGGGATAAATGGGTCAGTGACCATCCTGAAAAAAAAGAAGAAGTAGACGAGGCCGTATCGCTACTTCAAGTAATGGATCAAGATTTTGAGTTGCTTAAGGATAAGTATACGCAGGATGTGGAGAGCGAGTGGGATTTTATCCGACAGCAGACCATTGATGTGGAAGATACCTATCAGGCAACATTTACAGCGGACAAAAACAAAAGTGGACTCCCTAAATATTGGGGATATATAGCAGCAGCATCTGTCTTGCTATTAGTAGGAATGTGGTTTACTTTCAATCAACGCAATGCGGATGAGGTAATTACCACACCAAGTATAGCCTTGGTGGAGAAGACCGTAGCAAGAGGAATTGAAGAAGTTAAGTTGGCAGATGGCTCGATTGTCACATTGAAGGCAGGTAGTACGCTGAAGTACCCAGCAGTCTATACCAACAATAAAAGAAATGTAGAGCTAGTGGGTGAGGCCTATTTTGATATTGCAAAGGACCCGAAGAGACCATTTACGGTATTTGCCGGTAATGTTGAGACAGTTGTACATGGAACTCAGTTTAATGTCGCTGCTTATGCAACTGATGAGGATGTAAAGGTATCATTGGTAGAGGGTAGCGTAAGTGTGAAATCTGATCAGGTAGATGTAAAGTTGGTGCCAGGTAAACAGTTTATTTATAACCGTTCAACCAAAGCAGAACAAATAGTTGACTTTGACCCAGAAAAAGAGCTGTTGTGGATGCAAAAAATAATTGTATTTGATAAAAGCAGCCTTAATGATGTAGTGACTGAATTAGAAAGGTGGTACGGTGTGAAAGTGACTTTAATCGGAAGTCAAAATAAAAATGACGCACAGTTTACTGGGAAGTTCGATACCTCATCATTAAATAACATATTAGATAATATCTGTTTTTCACTTAATGCAAAGTATGAAGTAAACGGGAAGGAAGTGAAAATTATACTTCAGTAA
- a CDS encoding SusD/RagB family nutrient-binding outer membrane lipoprotein, translated as MIRTYTLGISWLVASGLLLSMLLGACTGHFDEINTSKTGMTELEPEPIFTRSLRLGSLDYTYYQRMQQLYVNFYSQYYANFKEGWYTDSYYYNDEWADYFWNGNYADKYGSFLSYAHHAAYLSRESDQSKKEACAMIWEVFLLHRVTDIWGDIPYSQAFGENISPAFDTQKQVYEQMLDKLVMALDMLPKEDPNVEWGAADILFNDDLGQWRRFAQSMILKLAIRVSNVAPEMTMQYIKKMDQYELLQSNEHSVKMQVMAEGGNERNQNPIMWIDKFDEYRVSKYLVDRLKSLNDPRLEKMADPVQYYVDQLRSLLSAVHEYADNSVSADLYTDLERQLIKSYMELLLQRDGISETGKQGIETIEAFVTSLVERSSSTLLKNKLETFNNEKGELYKGMINGVSPDQLVHYEKNRYSRTSSLMIAPDYPTYLYLYAEVCFLQAEACLKGWLSGNAEQHYQNGIRASMEMFNIGEAEVDDYLRTEAGKLTSTNALEQIITQKWIANINNGFESWAEYRRTGYPSLYTVPSGGETGGKMPQRLKYPSTEKTLNGESVSAATQRIGGDLMTTKLWWAGGK; from the coding sequence ATGATAAGGACATATACACTAGGTATTAGTTGGTTGGTAGCAAGTGGTCTGTTGTTATCTATGCTGTTGGGGGCTTGTACAGGACATTTTGATGAGATTAATACCAGTAAGACAGGTATGACCGAGCTGGAACCTGAACCTATCTTTACCCGAAGCTTGAGACTGGGGAGTTTGGACTATACCTATTATCAGCGTATGCAACAGCTGTATGTCAACTTTTACTCTCAGTATTATGCCAACTTCAAGGAGGGTTGGTATACAGATTCATATTACTATAATGATGAGTGGGCTGACTATTTTTGGAATGGGAACTATGCAGATAAGTATGGAAGCTTCCTGAGTTATGCTCACCATGCAGCTTACTTGTCAAGAGAAAGTGACCAGTCCAAAAAAGAAGCTTGTGCCATGATCTGGGAGGTATTTCTATTGCATAGGGTAACTGATATTTGGGGTGATATTCCTTATTCACAAGCTTTTGGAGAAAACATTAGTCCTGCCTTTGACACCCAAAAGCAGGTGTATGAACAGATGCTTGACAAATTGGTAATGGCATTGGACATGTTACCAAAAGAAGATCCTAATGTAGAGTGGGGAGCTGCCGATATACTTTTCAATGATGATCTTGGACAGTGGAGAAGGTTTGCTCAATCCATGATCTTGAAGCTGGCAATAAGAGTTAGCAATGTAGCACCGGAAATGACGATGCAGTACATCAAGAAGATGGATCAGTATGAACTGTTACAGTCCAATGAGCATTCTGTAAAAATGCAGGTAATGGCAGAAGGCGGCAATGAGCGAAACCAAAACCCTATCATGTGGATAGATAAATTTGATGAGTATAGGGTCAGTAAATATTTGGTAGATAGACTCAAGTCACTCAATGACCCTAGATTGGAAAAAATGGCTGATCCAGTGCAATACTATGTTGACCAATTACGTAGCTTGCTTTCAGCGGTTCATGAATATGCTGATAATTCAGTTTCTGCTGATCTTTATACTGATTTGGAGCGTCAACTGATCAAGAGTTATATGGAGTTATTGCTTCAAAGAGATGGTATTAGTGAAACTGGGAAGCAAGGCATTGAGACGATTGAAGCTTTTGTCACTTCTTTGGTAGAACGTTCTTCTTCAACACTTTTGAAAAACAAACTGGAGACGTTTAACAATGAGAAAGGAGAATTATATAAAGGAATGATTAATGGAGTGTCTCCTGATCAGTTGGTTCATTATGAGAAAAATAGATATTCCAGAACCAGTAGTTTGATGATAGCACCTGATTACCCTACTTACCTATACTTATATGCAGAAGTATGCTTTCTCCAAGCAGAAGCTTGCTTAAAAGGGTGGTTATCAGGTAATGCTGAACAACATTACCAAAATGGTATCAGAGCCTCCATGGAGATGTTTAATATTGGGGAGGCTGAAGTGGATGATTACCTTAGAACTGAGGCAGGTAAACTAACCTCTACCAATGCTTTGGAGCAAATCATTACCCAGAAATGGATAGCCAATATCAATAATGGCTTCGAGTCTTGGGCAGAGTACCGTAGAACTGGCTACCCAAGTTTATATACAGTTCCTTCAGGAGGTGAAACAGGTGGAAAAATGCCACAGCGATTAAAGTATCCTTCAACTGAAAAAACACTTAATGGTGAAAGTGTATCAGCAGCAACACAAAGGATTGGTGGAGATTTGATGACAACAAAATTATGGTGGGCAGGAGGAAAATAA
- a CDS encoding RNA polymerase sigma factor — MKIKTTYNNKTDQEIWGKLREGDKEAFEFIFKSYYPVLMGYGVKISKDEALTKDTVQELFCKLWNNRVKLSDVRSIESYLLRSMRNNIIRALSKDGKLVDIDENQPTEVAQSHEKEMINEEQSESLSKNISLAMDKLSGRQREAVYLKYYKGLSYEEISEIMGLQYQSVRNVIHRAINVLRKENLKDKCFMIMLWVLTFPFL; from the coding sequence ATGAAAATAAAAACTACTTACAATAATAAAACTGACCAAGAGATTTGGGGGAAACTAAGGGAAGGTGATAAAGAGGCATTTGAATTTATCTTTAAAAGCTACTATCCTGTTTTGATGGGATATGGAGTAAAGATTTCAAAAGATGAAGCTTTAACCAAGGATACAGTTCAGGAGCTTTTCTGTAAACTATGGAATAACAGGGTGAAGTTAAGCGATGTACGGTCTATTGAAAGTTATTTGTTGCGATCCATGCGAAACAACATTATCAGAGCACTTTCAAAAGATGGTAAGCTGGTGGATATTGATGAAAATCAACCTACTGAAGTGGCACAATCGCATGAGAAGGAAATGATAAATGAAGAACAGTCTGAGAGTCTCTCTAAAAACATTAGCTTGGCAATGGATAAATTGAGTGGCAGACAACGAGAGGCTGTTTATCTCAAATATTACAAGGGGTTGAGTTATGAGGAAATTTCAGAGATTATGGGCTTGCAGTATCAGTCTGTAAGAAATGTGATACATCGGGCAATCAACGTGTTGAGGAAGGAAAACCTGAAAGATAAGTGTTTCATGATTATGTTATGGGTTCTCACATTTCCCTTTTTGTAA